The proteins below come from a single Sorghum bicolor cultivar BTx623 chromosome 4, Sorghum_bicolor_NCBIv3, whole genome shotgun sequence genomic window:
- the LOC8073368 gene encoding uncharacterized protein LOC8073368, whose protein sequence is MAMTQALNRSRHHFPSDRSLLGARQQLAQLNDKIRSRAGGLVVLGSASASAMMAIRGYFRAPARLQGRKRKQQAAERGLRGDSLGAALLDEAELPAVPRGYFAVYVGAEARRFVVPTDYLRQPAFRDLMERAAEEFGFAQAAGIRIPCREEDFEATVAALDLESAVARRRSRAGTGRATAAAEPKLPKARSL, encoded by the coding sequence ATGGCGATGACCCAGGCGCTGAATCGATCACGCCACCATTTCCCATCTGATCGATCTCTTCTTGGAGCTAGACAGCAACTGGCGCAGCTGAACGACAAGATCAGGAGCAGAGCAGGCGGTCTTGTAGTTCTTGGCTCGGCGTCAGCGTCGGCGATGATGGCGATCAGGGGCTACTTCCGGGCGCCGGCGAGGCTGCAGgggaggaagaggaagcagcAGGCGGCGGAGCGGGGACTCCGGGGCGACAGCCTGGGCGCCGCGCTGCTCGACGAGGCCGAGCTGCCGGCAGTGCCCAGGGGCTACTTCGCCGTGTACGTGGGCGCGGAGGCGCGCCGGTTCGTGGTGCCGACGGACTACCTCCGCCAGCCGGCGTTCCGGGACCTCATGGAGCGCGCCGCCGAGGAGTTCGGCTTCGCGCAGGCCGCCGGCATCCGCATCCCGTGCCGCGAGGAGGACTTCGAGGCCACCGTCGCCGCGCTCGATCTCGAgtccgccgtggcgcgccggcgcTCCCGGGCCGGCACCGGTAGAGCCACCGCGGCGGCGGAGCCCAAACTGCCCAAGGCCAGGTCGTTGTAG
- the LOC8073369 gene encoding auxin-induced protein X15, whose translation MGEQGRSSSNKIRDIVRLQQLLKKWKRLALSPKAGKSSSNHGVPKGFFAVCVGMEMKRFVIPTEYLGHWAFEELLKEAEEEFGFQHEGALRIPCDVKVFEGILRLVGRKEAVCYSPSQPGILCR comes from the coding sequence ATGGGGGAGCAAGGCAGGTCCAGCAGCAACAAGATCAGAGACATTGTGAggctgcaacaacttctgaagaAGTGGAAGCGGCTTGCACTCTCGCCAAAAGCCGGCAAGAGCAGCAGCAACCATGGTGTTCCAAAGGGTTTCTTTGCGGTGTGCGTTGGCATGGAGATGAAGAGGTTTGTGATCCCCACGGAGTACCTAGGCCACTGGGCATTTGAGGAGCTCCTGAAGGAGGCAGAGGAGGAATTTGGATTCCAGCATGAGGGAGCTCTGAGAATCCCCTGTGATGTGAAGGTGTTTGAGGGCATCCTCAGGCTGGTGGGCAGGAAGGAGGCAGTTTGCTACAGTCCTTCACAGCCTGGGATCTTATGCAGATAA